The following are encoded together in the Deinococcus soli (ex Cha et al. 2016) genome:
- a CDS encoding permease prefix domain 1-containing protein, with product MTPEDRFIRAATRGLGRKVRSAVQLKLRSHLLERLQDLRLGGHTEEEARQLVLRELGSPETVRRSLWSTHPPLHLLAWMLLGTAVLVTGVYFRDVQVFPTPIPEVGGGYGLRGVSGDVVPWLRLDDWTRQLPPQARVMNDDGTPNLHVGQALAVPLNGGASDDRPLVIEVEALPGADRFLVKDSNGLYRSLIPWLEQAYHVRGPFMNLPNLGVRAYRAGLRVRAPLAPGGQLSLDGVALPGEPGPRLSDWADHLHVRLTAEATREMLPPAQRARMNASASELLSAPGDLNVLRVQPGAAYVLVTRYREEVLVEGRTEVTGQERLEVSRPMQADRDGILRFQSFYSPYGTNWTALLVHPDLNGWAAASLSSQTLPAVLVQVGPEYRRGVPLNVVRTPALQEQAYEIPLVELKSGQP from the coding sequence ATGACGCCCGAGGACCGCTTCATCCGTGCCGCTACGCGGGGCCTGGGCCGGAAGGTCCGCTCTGCCGTTCAACTGAAATTGCGTTCACATCTGCTCGAACGCCTTCAGGACCTGCGCCTCGGCGGCCACACCGAGGAAGAAGCGCGGCAGCTGGTACTCAGGGAACTTGGTTCGCCGGAGACCGTGCGCCGGAGTCTGTGGTCCACCCATCCGCCCCTGCACCTGCTGGCCTGGATGCTGCTGGGAACGGCGGTGCTCGTGACGGGGGTTTACTTCCGGGACGTGCAGGTGTTTCCCACGCCCATCCCGGAGGTCGGGGGCGGGTATGGACTGCGCGGCGTATCAGGCGATGTCGTACCGTGGCTGCGACTGGACGATTGGACCCGCCAGCTGCCCCCCCAGGCACGTGTGATGAACGATGATGGGACGCCGAACCTACATGTCGGGCAGGCCCTGGCGGTCCCCCTCAATGGCGGGGCGTCCGATGATCGGCCCCTGGTGATCGAAGTGGAGGCCCTTCCCGGCGCGGACCGCTTCCTGGTGAAAGACTCAAATGGCCTCTACCGATCGCTGATTCCCTGGCTGGAGCAGGCTTATCACGTGCGGGGCCCATTCATGAATCTGCCCAATCTGGGCGTCCGGGCCTACCGGGCGGGGCTGCGGGTGCGAGCGCCGCTGGCACCCGGAGGTCAGCTGAGCCTGGACGGAGTGGCCCTGCCCGGCGAGCCAGGACCGCGGCTGTCGGACTGGGCGGATCACCTGCACGTGCGCCTGACGGCGGAAGCGACCCGGGAGATGCTGCCTCCCGCGCAGCGCGCGCGGATGAACGCGTCTGCATCCGAGCTGCTGAGCGCACCCGGTGACCTGAACGTGCTGCGCGTGCAACCAGGGGCCGCTTACGTGCTGGTCACCCGGTACCGTGAGGAGGTTCTCGTAGAAGGACGGACCGAGGTGACCGGTCAGGAACGACTAGAGGTCTCCCGGCCCATGCAGGCGGACCGCGACGGCATTCTGCGTTTCCAGAGTTTCTACAGCCCGTACGGGACCAACTGGACGGCCCTGCTTGTGCATCCGGACCTGAACGGATGGGCGGCCGCCTCGCTTTCCTCCCAGACCCTGCCTGCCGTGCTGGTGCAGGTGGGGCCGGAGTACCGGCGTGGCGTGCCTCTGAACGTCGTCAGGACGCCCGCGCTGCAAGAGCAGGCGTACGAGATTCCGCTGGTGGAACTGAAGTCGGGGCAGCCGTGA
- a CDS encoding PadR family transcriptional regulator: protein MHRLEKRGLIHAETRPSDAGGPPRKYYHLTPTGLSELIRQRDAQRAHAEALRAYLMGA, encoded by the coding sequence CTGCACCGCCTGGAGAAACGCGGCCTGATCCACGCCGAGACCCGCCCCAGCGACGCGGGCGGCCCACCTCGCAAGTACTACCACCTCACCCCCACCGGCCTGAGCGAACTCATCCGGCAACGGGACGCCCAGCGTGCCCACGCCGAGGCACTCAGGGCCTACCTGATGGGGGCATGA